The Streptomyces venezuelae genomic interval CGCCCCGCGACCCCAAGGGCTGGCTGGTCACGGTGGCGTGGCGAAAGTTCCTCGACGCGACCCGGGCCGACGTCGCCCGCCGCCGCCGCGAGGACCGCCTCGGCCAGGAACCGCAGCCCGGCCCGGCCGACGCGGCCGACGACACGCTCCAGCTCTACTTCCTGTGTGCCCACCCCTCCCTGACGCCCTCGTCCGCGGTCGCGCTCACCCTGCGCGCGGTCGGCGGGCTCACCACGCGCCAGATCGCCCAGGCGTGTCTCGTCCCCGAGGCGACCATGGCGCAGCGCATCAGCCGGGCCAAACGCACCGTCTCCGGCGTCCGGTTCGACCAGCCCGGCGACGTCGCCACCGTCCTGCGCGTCCTCTACCTGGTCTTCAACGAGGGCTACTCCGGCGACATCGACCTCGCCGCCGAGGCCATCCGGCTCACCCGGCAGCTCACGGCCGTGATCGACCACCCCGAAGCCGCAGGACTGCTCGCCCTCATGCTCCTCCACCACGCCCGGCGCGCCTCGCGGCTCACGCCCGAAGGTGCTCTGGTCCCCCTCGCCGAGCAGGATCGCGGCCGGTGGGACACGGCCGCCATCGCCGAGGGCGTCACGATTCTGCAGGCGGCGCTCGCCCGCGACCGGCTGGGCGAGTTCCAGGCCCAGGCCGCCATCGCCGCGCTCCACGCCGACGCGCCGACCGCCGAGGAGACCGACTGGGTGCAGATCGTCGAGTGGTACGACGAACTCGTCCGCCTCACCGACAGCCCCGTCGCCCGCCTCAACCGCGCGGTCGCCCTCGGCGAGGCCGACGGACCGCGAGCCGGCCTCGCCGCGCTCGCCGCCCTCGACGACTCGCTCCCCCGTCACACCGCCGTGGCAGCCTACCTTCACGAGCGCGACGGCGACCT includes:
- a CDS encoding RNA polymerase sigma factor; the encoded protein is MDDALLRTLTPSVLTVLVRRGADFAAAEDAVQDALTEAVRVWPDDPPRDPKGWLVTVAWRKFLDATRADVARRRREDRLGQEPQPGPADAADDTLQLYFLCAHPSLTPSSAVALTLRAVGGLTTRQIAQACLVPEATMAQRISRAKRTVSGVRFDQPGDVATVLRVLYLVFNEGYSGDIDLAAEAIRLTRQLTAVIDHPEAAGLLALMLLHHARRASRLTPEGALVPLAEQDRGRWDTAAIAEGVTILQAALARDRLGEFQAQAAIAALHADAPTAEETDWVQIVEWYDELVRLTDSPVARLNRAVALGEADGPRAGLAALAALDDSLPRHTAVAAYLHERDGDLATAARLYAAAAPKASNLAERDHLTRQAARLNTAGSKGEPRGGRRV